The Palaemon carinicauda isolate YSFRI2023 unplaced genomic scaffold, ASM3689809v2 scaffold2154, whole genome shotgun sequence sequence GGTTCAAAAACGCATTTGTTTCTATTCTTCTAAACTTTTGTTAACAATTTTACAAGCAAAGAcaaatcaaagttatttctatattgttctatgaatatatcatgtactttaaataataaagataatacttatcttgaaataatatataaataaactttgaaTATATTAAGTTTTATATATTAGTTATTGCAAATAAGGACATAATGCTAAACCTATAAGTAttcattatcaacagatttttttagtAGCGCAAGAATACAATTTGATGGTCGTTTATTAAcgaatttttatcataaatttttaaatCTCTTATTACCGTGTTAATATATCATACAATTTGAATAGTCAATTTGTTAAGCGattcttttctttgtatttttcatatttaagttTTTTCTTATCCTATgactctgagtatatatatatatatatatatatatatatatatatatatatatatatatatatatatatatatatatatatatatatatatatatttgtttatatatgtatatatatacatgtctgtatgcatatataaacagtatatatatataaatatatatatatatatatatatatatatatatatatatatatatatatatatatatatatatatatatatatatatatatttattaaagataTACTGGATGCCTGTAATCCATGCCTACCTTCAGGTTCTCTCAAGAGGAGATTTGAATCGAAAATTAGAAACTCTACCTATGGATGTCTTGGTTTTCACTATGAATCCATTGCATAAGCAGTTACAGTTATGGCTTTTTAACTTCCATGAAATTTGCATCTGTTGGGATAAAGTGTTTCTCAAGCCGTCAAGGGAAGATCTCTGAAGCTCTCTTACGTCTTGAACTGTTGACCTGACcatgccaggactcctcgctgctggaaggaaggatgctggtgactggtacaacacatgaacgcGCTACTTGGGTCTAAGCGATGTTAGACAGGGCAGCCGATCTGGACTTTGGTctacccaaagccaaagcaaattcGTTTCAAAAAGAAGGaaactgtgcttaccccatactAAAATTAAAACAGACACATTAATAGAAGCAAAGCGGTATCGTTAATAAGCATTTTCAGGTAATACTCCTTGCTCAGAAGATATGCATCTCTATGGTCCCACTGGACAGGTTTAGAAGATTATTTTTCCTAATATCGGGACGGGAAAGGAGTGAACACACCAAAGTTGGAGATGTAGTGGTACCCACTATGATCTCAGAAATGTGCAGttacaacctaacctaacctaacctaaatgtgaTCTGTTCATCTAAATGTTCAACAGCCGCCATCAAATTTCCGCTCCTCTGTAGAAAGTATTTCATATTACTAGTGATTTGATGCTGGGAAACATTTATTTTCAGACGATATTACCTCCTTATAATGTGTACGTCCCATTTGGGTCCAACTGTTGTTAGGGGCACAAGTGCAAGTGAGGATGTTATTGTCAGCCTCTATTTTCAGGGGATATCACCTGCACTAAGGGTATACTTCATTACCTTTGGCTTTATATCACTGAATCAATGGCTAAATTGAGTTAGTGATATCACAAGagcttattttgtttattgtatttgtgtgtttgttatgtGAGCTATTACTGAGGCAAGATTGGATCCCTTGTTATCATTAccacatgaaatattaaaaaaattcctCAGTAGAGAATTAATCAAGCTGACTAACCAAGTTCTATAACCACTGTTAATAAATGTTCTTTTAAGAAAATTTCCTGACAAATGAAGCCTTAAACCCCTTTTACACCTACGCACGGATGCTGTGGATGACCGCGTTGATAGTATGGACGTGACAATATGGAGACATGATGAAGACAAGATGGATACAAGCCACATTGCATTTGAAAAGTCTGCACAagttttaaggtcactcatgaatggcagagataagggacattgCAATGTACTAGAGGCTAACTATATTTACACATGGTCAGTGCCAAAGCCCCTTTCCATTAAGCTAGGGTCTGGGAACGCCAGGTAATGGCTGATATAGATTAAATTAACACTCTGTGGCCCAGGACATCATTCCTGATGTGAGTACAAATAGTGGATGTAAAGTACGTTCAATGGCACTCAAAGAGTtaatgtgaaaagagagagagagagagagagagagagagagagagagaggagagagagagagagagagagagagagagagagagagagagagagattattgaacaCTTTGCAAAAGATAAAGCAGGAAATAACATTGTATATTATGTCATATAACTTCCAATCATTGCctccacataaaaataaaaataaatgtttattaggcCCTCAAAAATCCATTGAAATAAGCCAAAGTTTAACCTGTCCTCAGGTCTGTCAACAGGTCTTTTCTTGGtttcagtgccaggagaactttccaggagggctcctGTTCTTggaaaactttccaggagggctccagtgctaggagaactttccaggagggctccagtaCCAGGAGAACTTTCCTGGAGGGCTCCAGTgctaggagaactttccaggagggctccagtgccagTATAACTTTCCAGGAGGGTTccagtgccaggaaaactttccAGTAGGGCTCCAGTGCCAgtagaactttccaggagggctccagggctaggagaactttccaggagggctccagtgctAGGAGAACTCTCCAGGAGGGTTccagtgccaggaaaactttccAGTAGGGCCCCAGTGCCAgtagaactttccaggagggctccagtgccaggagaacttttcaggagggctccagtgccagTAGAACTCTCCAAGAGGGCTCCATTGACAGGAGAACTTTCCGggagggctccagtgccaggaaaattttccaggagggctccagtggGAGGAGCACTTTTCGCCTTGGTCTAATCTGTCTGTTTCTTCATCTGTTTTTCTGTTTCAGGTCTTTATTCACAATTAagctcacacagacacacaaaaagaTATGCTATTTTGCAATTGGATAAATATTCGTTTCTTCTGTTGAGACACTTGGTAAAAAGTTCATAGGTGAATTAGATTTttgcggtaacgtccctgcctggtgaacgccagactggggttcgagtcccaaccAAACTCGTTAGATTACTGCAacttcaccaaccttgtgagctaaggatgtgggctctcttgagtcatcaacagtcattgcctggccctccttcgtcctagcttgggtggagagggggcttgggcgctgatcatatgtatatgtagtcagtcgctagggcattgtcctgcctgataggacaatgtcattgtcccttgcgtctgccattcatgatagtGATTCTTGAGTTTCTTCATATTTCTCTTCATGAAATTGCACCATATGACCTAATACTGAGGCTTGGGAGGTCATACAACTTGGGGAGACGTAAAGTGACAATAGTTTTGGACAATGACATCTAGATAGGAAGCATGAATGAAGTTATatcattggaaaataaaagtacCACAAACTCAAGAGCTTAAAGAGGTTAAGCAGGTCAGTACAGAAAGGAAacagagaagtaacgaataaactaaaAATGAGAATTAttacttcgtcttcttcttctttgtctacatcttttcccacttctatgtggggtcgatgtttctggtcagcattctccatctacctctgtcccacacttcatcaccggttaatccctttgatcgaaggtcatccttgataaattccatccaccttcactttgttctccctctccttctcgttccctgtacctccatttccatcactctcctcccaatatactgttcatctcttctcatgacatgaccataccacctcagtctactttattggatcttatctgatagttctctaactcctgtggtacccttaagatatattattactagccaagctaaaaccctagttggaaaagcagatgctataatcccaggggaaaatagcccagtgaggaaaggaaataagaaaacagatagtgtgcctaagtgtgattataaaatatattaatatgaataacatCTAATGGATGAATATAGTAAAAATATGGAATAAAACTCATGTTAACATATTAACAGAAAAGAATTTGGGACAAATATAGCAAAAGAGTATTGATTGGGTGATGGATACAGCATACCGCGTAGAAATAAACTGACCACACTACCTTACCTTTTTTCCTTCCCCTTGTTTGTAATTGCCTTAATGTTGCATTAGAAATTTCAGAAATTTCCTGACAAcattattgcatctctctctctctctctctctctctctctctctctctctctctctctctcagctaagtaAAAAGACCATAAATTACCTACATATCACTCAGAACTGATGATTCTCCTGTACTTTTCATCAAATTTGTATGAAAACAGATCAATAATTTTAAAGAACAGCGAATAAAGGCAAAATCAAATTTAAACAAGTAAAAATAGCGCCACCATCTCGACCTGTACTAGACCCATATTAATTTGTTTTAGGGAAGAGTTATCagcaacaaatatttattttttcaaacaattatttttcaaatgCATAACCAATTTAATTCACAATGACATATCTAGAAATTTTCATCGAAattcatcaataattttttttttagataagttgaggataaacagataaacaaacaaatagacagaggttaTAACATAATTTCCTTGGTGGAAGTATAAATAAACTAACCTTGGCGGAGGTAGGAATAACCTTGGTGGATGTAAAAATAATTTTGGTGAAGGGAATATTAaccttggcagaggtaaaaataacGTTGGTGGAGGCCAGTGACTCGGAGGGGAGGGgggaatgggaggggggggggagtccaGTGCGTTTCACAATTTGCCCGCGATTAATTGCTTAGAATGCCCAGTGTCTTTAGATGATTAGGGGGTTAttacctttcttctctctctctctctctctctctctctctctctctctctctctctctctctctctctctctctctctctctctctcacaatgtccATTTGGAGTATTTCGACATTACAGTTATCAGGTATTACTTCTATgcatatatctacaatatatatatatatatatatatatatatatatatatatatatatatatatatatatatatatatatatatatatatatatatatatacatacata is a genomic window containing:
- the LOC137636040 gene encoding putative per-hexamer repeat protein 5 translates to MTVDDSREPTSLAHKAKSAPPTGALLENFPGTGALPESSPVNGALLESSTGTGALLKSSPGTGALLESSTGTGALLESFPGTGTLLESSPSTGALLESSPSPGALLESSTGTGALLESFPGTGTLLESYTGTGALLESSPSTGALQESSPGTGALLESSPSTGALLESFPRTGALLESSPGTETKKRPVDRPED